In Musa acuminata AAA Group cultivar baxijiao chromosome BXJ2-8, Cavendish_Baxijiao_AAA, whole genome shotgun sequence, one genomic interval encodes:
- the LOC135619172 gene encoding uncharacterized protein LOC135619172 isoform X2, producing MAQQGLELSTVPNDRWEIHPNPFSRTAITQCCSNAAAAASFADASSHSALSMDSSSGDVSGEPAENRHMWSHVLLCRCCRDVEDAGEVDDGESFLEVLSSRRLTADVFEPACANSKKMDSCRELHPFSLHSLGSIMQPDFANNWSLAPSNPQLEHHLAPSTCNGYISASMLIDHLASDTSHVTHEIPVSPSFTVDAVVGESSRSYYDHNVKPRSHQTGLNHEFCGGMAEASWFNRRSPSDQVPFGGCLGKQAGMELPASKPRVKGSDLCCGNKQAYERSSIRGNSRNTGTVEGKKQRSDEESTETLLKKSKYDSSMVSPAKLQVPKARMAAERISALQQIVSPFGKTDQASVLMETIFCIKSLQEQVQLLSDPYMKSSASKDHNSWGQLERKVKAQAKVDLRSKGLCLVPISSISQDHTDNSRPDYWMPTYRSCFY from the exons ATGGCTCAACAAGGCCTCGAACTCTCGACGGTGCCCAACGACCGGTGGGAGATCCACCCCAACCCCTTCTCTCGGACCGCCATCACCCAGTGCTGCTCCAACGCTGCCGCCGCTGCATCGTTCGCTGATGCTTCCAGCCACTCAGCCCTCAGCATGGACTCCTCGTCTGGTGATGTTTCAGGAGAGCCAGCGGAGAACCGCCACATGTGGAGCCATGTCCTGCT GTGTCGATGTTGCAGAGACGTAGAAGATGCTGGGGAGGTGGATGATGGGGAGAGCTTCCTTGAAGTGCTGAGCTCACGAAGGCTAACAGCAGATGTGTTCGAACCTGCATGCGCTAACTCCAAGAAGATGGACAGCTGCAGGGAATTGCATCCATTCTCTCTTCACTCCTTGGGAAGCATCATGCAGCCAGATTTCGCTAACAACTGGTCTCTCGCTCCTTCGAACCCACAGCTCGAGCATCATCTTGCACCATCAACGTGCAATGGCTATATCTCTGCTTCGATGTTGATCGATCACTTGGCGTCTGATACTTCTCACGTTACGCATGAAATCCCGGTTTCACCGTCGTTTACTGTCGACGCAGTTGTAGGAGAAAGCAGTAGAAGCTATTATGATCACAACGTGAAGCCACGGAGTCACCAAACAGGTCTCAACCATGAGTTCTGCGGTGGAATGGCAGAGGCTTCATGGTTTAACCGAAGAAGTCCGTCAGACCAAGTCCCCTTTGGTGGATGCTTAGGCAAGCAAGCTGGAATGGAGTTACCAGCGTCAAAGCCTCGTGTAAAAGGCTCAGATTTGTGTTGTGGCAATAAGCAAGCATATGAAAGATCATCA ATAAGGGGAAATAGCAGGAATACCGGAACAGTTGAAGGAAAGAAGCAAAGATCTGATGAAGAGAGTACAGAGACACTCCTCAAGAAATCCAAGTATGATAGCTCGATGGTTTCACCTGCTAAG CTGCAGGTGCCCAAGGCAAGGATGGCAGCTGAAAGAATCAGTGCTCTACAGCAAATTGTATCGCCATTCGGGAAG ACAGATCAAGCATCTGTGCTCATGGAAACCATATTTTGTATCAAAAGTCTACAAGAGCAAGTACAG TTGCTAAGTGATCCATACATGAAGTCAAGTGCTAGCAAG GATCACAATTCATGGGGACAATTGGAGAGGAAGGTAAAGGCTCAGGCAAAAGTTGATCTGAGGAGTAAAGGGCTTTGCTTGGTTCCTATTTCATCCATCTCTCAAGATCATACAGACAATAGCAGACCAGATTACTGGATGCcaacatacagaagttgtttctaCTAG
- the LOC135619172 gene encoding uncharacterized protein LOC135619172 isoform X4 yields the protein MAQQGLELSTVPNDRWEIHPNPFSRTAITQCCSNAAAAASFADASSHSALSMDSSSGDVSGEPAENRHMWSHVLLDVEDAGEVDDGESFLEVLSSRRLTADVFEPACANSKKMDSCRELHPFSLHSLGSIMQPDFANNWSLAPSNPQLEHHLAPSTCNGYISASMLIDHLASDTSHVTHEIPVSPSFTVDAVVGESSRSYYDHNVKPRSHQTGLNHEFCGGMAEASWFNRRSPSDQVPFGGCLGKQAGMELPASKPRVKGSDLCCGNKQAYERSSIRGNSRNTGTVEGKKQRSDEESTETLLKKSKYDSSMVSPAKLQVPKARMAAERISALQQIVSPFGKTDQASVLMETIFCIKSLQEQVQLLSDPYMKSSASKDHNSWGQLERKVKAQAKVDLRSKGLCLVPISSISQDHTDNSRPDYWMPTYRSCFY from the exons ATGGCTCAACAAGGCCTCGAACTCTCGACGGTGCCCAACGACCGGTGGGAGATCCACCCCAACCCCTTCTCTCGGACCGCCATCACCCAGTGCTGCTCCAACGCTGCCGCCGCTGCATCGTTCGCTGATGCTTCCAGCCACTCAGCCCTCAGCATGGACTCCTCGTCTGGTGATGTTTCAGGAGAGCCAGCGGAGAACCGCCACATGTGGAGCCATGTCCTGCT AGACGTAGAAGATGCTGGGGAGGTGGATGATGGGGAGAGCTTCCTTGAAGTGCTGAGCTCACGAAGGCTAACAGCAGATGTGTTCGAACCTGCATGCGCTAACTCCAAGAAGATGGACAGCTGCAGGGAATTGCATCCATTCTCTCTTCACTCCTTGGGAAGCATCATGCAGCCAGATTTCGCTAACAACTGGTCTCTCGCTCCTTCGAACCCACAGCTCGAGCATCATCTTGCACCATCAACGTGCAATGGCTATATCTCTGCTTCGATGTTGATCGATCACTTGGCGTCTGATACTTCTCACGTTACGCATGAAATCCCGGTTTCACCGTCGTTTACTGTCGACGCAGTTGTAGGAGAAAGCAGTAGAAGCTATTATGATCACAACGTGAAGCCACGGAGTCACCAAACAGGTCTCAACCATGAGTTCTGCGGTGGAATGGCAGAGGCTTCATGGTTTAACCGAAGAAGTCCGTCAGACCAAGTCCCCTTTGGTGGATGCTTAGGCAAGCAAGCTGGAATGGAGTTACCAGCGTCAAAGCCTCGTGTAAAAGGCTCAGATTTGTGTTGTGGCAATAAGCAAGCATATGAAAGATCATCA ATAAGGGGAAATAGCAGGAATACCGGAACAGTTGAAGGAAAGAAGCAAAGATCTGATGAAGAGAGTACAGAGACACTCCTCAAGAAATCCAAGTATGATAGCTCGATGGTTTCACCTGCTAAG CTGCAGGTGCCCAAGGCAAGGATGGCAGCTGAAAGAATCAGTGCTCTACAGCAAATTGTATCGCCATTCGGGAAG ACAGATCAAGCATCTGTGCTCATGGAAACCATATTTTGTATCAAAAGTCTACAAGAGCAAGTACAG TTGCTAAGTGATCCATACATGAAGTCAAGTGCTAGCAAG GATCACAATTCATGGGGACAATTGGAGAGGAAGGTAAAGGCTCAGGCAAAAGTTGATCTGAGGAGTAAAGGGCTTTGCTTGGTTCCTATTTCATCCATCTCTCAAGATCATACAGACAATAGCAGACCAGATTACTGGATGCcaacatacagaagttgtttctaCTAG
- the LOC135619170 gene encoding late embryogenesis abundant protein At5g17165-like: MAARVLVTGVLGKRFVNRIWAARDPAPPAVASSRKRGVHASSYDKNEDEPVGPTAVPDNVIDAKADKYYWGPHPTTGVFGPAAETGASSVAAGGAKTAAGPSALDETVWYRPLEDVDKTPHA, encoded by the exons ATGGCAGCCCGAGTGTTAGTCACTGGAGTCCTGGGGAAGCGATTCGTGAACCGGATCTGGGCCGCTCGGGATCCCGCGCCGCCCGCCGTTGCTTCTTCCAG GAAGAGGGGAGTGCACGCGtcgtcgtacgataagaacgaggACGAGCCGGTGGGACCCACCGCGGTGCCGGATAATGTGATCGACGCCAAGGCAGACAAGTACTACTGGGGCCCCCACCCCACCACCGGCGTCTTCGGCCCCGCCGCCGAGACTGGCGCCTCCTCCGTAGCCGCCGGCGGTGCGAAGACGGCAGCCGGCCCGTCGGCGTTGGACGAAACCGTGTGGTACCGCCCCCTGGAGGACGTCGACAAGACGCCCCACGCCTGA
- the LOC135619172 gene encoding uncharacterized protein LOC135619172 isoform X6 gives MAQQGLELSTVPNDRWEIHPNPFSRTAITQCCSNAAAAASFADASSHSALSMDSSSGDVSGEPAENRHMWSHVLLRCRCCRDVEDAGEVDDGESFLEVLSSRRLTADVFEPACANSKKMDSCRELHPFSLHSLGSIMQPDFANNWSLAPSNPQLEHHLAPSTCNGYISASMLIDHLASDTSHVTHEIPVSPSFTVDAVVGESSRSYYDHNVKPRSHQTGLNHEFCGGMAEASWFNRRSPSDQVPFGGCLGKQAGMELPASKPRVKGSDLCCGNKQAYERSSIRGNSRNTGTVEGKKQRSDEESTETLLKKSKYDSSMVSPAKLQVPKARMAAERISALQQIVSPFGKIKHLCSWKPYFVSKVYKSKYSC, from the exons ATGGCTCAACAAGGCCTCGAACTCTCGACGGTGCCCAACGACCGGTGGGAGATCCACCCCAACCCCTTCTCTCGGACCGCCATCACCCAGTGCTGCTCCAACGCTGCCGCCGCTGCATCGTTCGCTGATGCTTCCAGCCACTCAGCCCTCAGCATGGACTCCTCGTCTGGTGATGTTTCAGGAGAGCCAGCGGAGAACCGCCACATGTGGAGCCATGTCCTGCT TAGGTGTCGATGTTGCAGAGACGTAGAAGATGCTGGGGAGGTGGATGATGGGGAGAGCTTCCTTGAAGTGCTGAGCTCACGAAGGCTAACAGCAGATGTGTTCGAACCTGCATGCGCTAACTCCAAGAAGATGGACAGCTGCAGGGAATTGCATCCATTCTCTCTTCACTCCTTGGGAAGCATCATGCAGCCAGATTTCGCTAACAACTGGTCTCTCGCTCCTTCGAACCCACAGCTCGAGCATCATCTTGCACCATCAACGTGCAATGGCTATATCTCTGCTTCGATGTTGATCGATCACTTGGCGTCTGATACTTCTCACGTTACGCATGAAATCCCGGTTTCACCGTCGTTTACTGTCGACGCAGTTGTAGGAGAAAGCAGTAGAAGCTATTATGATCACAACGTGAAGCCACGGAGTCACCAAACAGGTCTCAACCATGAGTTCTGCGGTGGAATGGCAGAGGCTTCATGGTTTAACCGAAGAAGTCCGTCAGACCAAGTCCCCTTTGGTGGATGCTTAGGCAAGCAAGCTGGAATGGAGTTACCAGCGTCAAAGCCTCGTGTAAAAGGCTCAGATTTGTGTTGTGGCAATAAGCAAGCATATGAAAGATCATCA ATAAGGGGAAATAGCAGGAATACCGGAACAGTTGAAGGAAAGAAGCAAAGATCTGATGAAGAGAGTACAGAGACACTCCTCAAGAAATCCAAGTATGATAGCTCGATGGTTTCACCTGCTAAG CTGCAGGTGCCCAAGGCAAGGATGGCAGCTGAAAGAATCAGTGCTCTACAGCAAATTGTATCGCCATTCGGGAAG ATCAAGCATCTGTGCTCATGGAAACCATATTTTGTATCAAAAGTCTACAAGAGCAAGTACAG TTGCTAA
- the LOC135619172 gene encoding uncharacterized protein LOC135619172 isoform X1, protein MAQQGLELSTVPNDRWEIHPNPFSRTAITQCCSNAAAAASFADASSHSALSMDSSSGDVSGEPAENRHMWSHVLLRCRCCRDVEDAGEVDDGESFLEVLSSRRLTADVFEPACANSKKMDSCRELHPFSLHSLGSIMQPDFANNWSLAPSNPQLEHHLAPSTCNGYISASMLIDHLASDTSHVTHEIPVSPSFTVDAVVGESSRSYYDHNVKPRSHQTGLNHEFCGGMAEASWFNRRSPSDQVPFGGCLGKQAGMELPASKPRVKGSDLCCGNKQAYERSSIRGNSRNTGTVEGKKQRSDEESTETLLKKSKYDSSMVSPAKLQVPKARMAAERISALQQIVSPFGKTDQASVLMETIFCIKSLQEQVQLLSDPYMKSSASKDHNSWGQLERKVKAQAKVDLRSKGLCLVPISSISQDHTDNSRPDYWMPTYRSCFY, encoded by the exons ATGGCTCAACAAGGCCTCGAACTCTCGACGGTGCCCAACGACCGGTGGGAGATCCACCCCAACCCCTTCTCTCGGACCGCCATCACCCAGTGCTGCTCCAACGCTGCCGCCGCTGCATCGTTCGCTGATGCTTCCAGCCACTCAGCCCTCAGCATGGACTCCTCGTCTGGTGATGTTTCAGGAGAGCCAGCGGAGAACCGCCACATGTGGAGCCATGTCCTGCT TAGGTGTCGATGTTGCAGAGACGTAGAAGATGCTGGGGAGGTGGATGATGGGGAGAGCTTCCTTGAAGTGCTGAGCTCACGAAGGCTAACAGCAGATGTGTTCGAACCTGCATGCGCTAACTCCAAGAAGATGGACAGCTGCAGGGAATTGCATCCATTCTCTCTTCACTCCTTGGGAAGCATCATGCAGCCAGATTTCGCTAACAACTGGTCTCTCGCTCCTTCGAACCCACAGCTCGAGCATCATCTTGCACCATCAACGTGCAATGGCTATATCTCTGCTTCGATGTTGATCGATCACTTGGCGTCTGATACTTCTCACGTTACGCATGAAATCCCGGTTTCACCGTCGTTTACTGTCGACGCAGTTGTAGGAGAAAGCAGTAGAAGCTATTATGATCACAACGTGAAGCCACGGAGTCACCAAACAGGTCTCAACCATGAGTTCTGCGGTGGAATGGCAGAGGCTTCATGGTTTAACCGAAGAAGTCCGTCAGACCAAGTCCCCTTTGGTGGATGCTTAGGCAAGCAAGCTGGAATGGAGTTACCAGCGTCAAAGCCTCGTGTAAAAGGCTCAGATTTGTGTTGTGGCAATAAGCAAGCATATGAAAGATCATCA ATAAGGGGAAATAGCAGGAATACCGGAACAGTTGAAGGAAAGAAGCAAAGATCTGATGAAGAGAGTACAGAGACACTCCTCAAGAAATCCAAGTATGATAGCTCGATGGTTTCACCTGCTAAG CTGCAGGTGCCCAAGGCAAGGATGGCAGCTGAAAGAATCAGTGCTCTACAGCAAATTGTATCGCCATTCGGGAAG ACAGATCAAGCATCTGTGCTCATGGAAACCATATTTTGTATCAAAAGTCTACAAGAGCAAGTACAG TTGCTAAGTGATCCATACATGAAGTCAAGTGCTAGCAAG GATCACAATTCATGGGGACAATTGGAGAGGAAGGTAAAGGCTCAGGCAAAAGTTGATCTGAGGAGTAAAGGGCTTTGCTTGGTTCCTATTTCATCCATCTCTCAAGATCATACAGACAATAGCAGACCAGATTACTGGATGCcaacatacagaagttgtttctaCTAG
- the LOC135619172 gene encoding uncharacterized protein LOC135619172 isoform X8 yields the protein MAQQGLELSTVPNDRWEIHPNPFSRTAITQCCSNAAAAASFADASSHSALSMDSSSGDVSGEPAENRHMWSHVLLDVEDAGEVDDGESFLEVLSSRRLTADVFEPACANSKKMDSCRELHPFSLHSLGSIMQPDFANNWSLAPSNPQLEHHLAPSTCNGYISASMLIDHLASDTSHVTHEIPVSPSFTVDAVVGESSRSYYDHNVKPRSHQTGLNHEFCGGMAEASWFNRRSPSDQVPFGGCLGKQAGMELPASKPRVKGSDLCCGNKQAYERSSIRGNSRNTGTVEGKKQRSDEESTETLLKKSKYDSSMVSPAKLQVPKARMAAERISALQQIVSPFGKIKHLCSWKPYFVSKVYKSKYSC from the exons ATGGCTCAACAAGGCCTCGAACTCTCGACGGTGCCCAACGACCGGTGGGAGATCCACCCCAACCCCTTCTCTCGGACCGCCATCACCCAGTGCTGCTCCAACGCTGCCGCCGCTGCATCGTTCGCTGATGCTTCCAGCCACTCAGCCCTCAGCATGGACTCCTCGTCTGGTGATGTTTCAGGAGAGCCAGCGGAGAACCGCCACATGTGGAGCCATGTCCTGCT AGACGTAGAAGATGCTGGGGAGGTGGATGATGGGGAGAGCTTCCTTGAAGTGCTGAGCTCACGAAGGCTAACAGCAGATGTGTTCGAACCTGCATGCGCTAACTCCAAGAAGATGGACAGCTGCAGGGAATTGCATCCATTCTCTCTTCACTCCTTGGGAAGCATCATGCAGCCAGATTTCGCTAACAACTGGTCTCTCGCTCCTTCGAACCCACAGCTCGAGCATCATCTTGCACCATCAACGTGCAATGGCTATATCTCTGCTTCGATGTTGATCGATCACTTGGCGTCTGATACTTCTCACGTTACGCATGAAATCCCGGTTTCACCGTCGTTTACTGTCGACGCAGTTGTAGGAGAAAGCAGTAGAAGCTATTATGATCACAACGTGAAGCCACGGAGTCACCAAACAGGTCTCAACCATGAGTTCTGCGGTGGAATGGCAGAGGCTTCATGGTTTAACCGAAGAAGTCCGTCAGACCAAGTCCCCTTTGGTGGATGCTTAGGCAAGCAAGCTGGAATGGAGTTACCAGCGTCAAAGCCTCGTGTAAAAGGCTCAGATTTGTGTTGTGGCAATAAGCAAGCATATGAAAGATCATCA ATAAGGGGAAATAGCAGGAATACCGGAACAGTTGAAGGAAAGAAGCAAAGATCTGATGAAGAGAGTACAGAGACACTCCTCAAGAAATCCAAGTATGATAGCTCGATGGTTTCACCTGCTAAG CTGCAGGTGCCCAAGGCAAGGATGGCAGCTGAAAGAATCAGTGCTCTACAGCAAATTGTATCGCCATTCGGGAAG ATCAAGCATCTGTGCTCATGGAAACCATATTTTGTATCAAAAGTCTACAAGAGCAAGTACAG TTGCTAA
- the LOC135619172 gene encoding uncharacterized protein LOC135619172 isoform X5: MAQQGLELSTVPNDRWEIHPNPFSRTAITQCCSNAAAAASFADASSHSALSMDSSSGDVSGEPAENRHMWSHVLLDVEDAGEVDDGESFLEVLSSRRLTADVFEPACANSKKMDSCRELHPFSLHSLGSIMQPDFANNWSLAPSNPQLEHHLAPSTCNGYISASMLIDHLASDTSHVTHEIPVSPSFTVDAVVGESSRSYYDHNVKPRSHQTGLNHEFCGGMAEASWFNRRSPSDQVPFGGCLGKQAGMELPASKPRVKGSDLCCGNKQAYERSSIRGNSRNTGTVEGKKQRSDEESTETLLKKSKYDSSMVSPAKVPKARMAAERISALQQIVSPFGKTDQASVLMETIFCIKSLQEQVQLLSDPYMKSSASKDHNSWGQLERKVKAQAKVDLRSKGLCLVPISSISQDHTDNSRPDYWMPTYRSCFY, encoded by the exons ATGGCTCAACAAGGCCTCGAACTCTCGACGGTGCCCAACGACCGGTGGGAGATCCACCCCAACCCCTTCTCTCGGACCGCCATCACCCAGTGCTGCTCCAACGCTGCCGCCGCTGCATCGTTCGCTGATGCTTCCAGCCACTCAGCCCTCAGCATGGACTCCTCGTCTGGTGATGTTTCAGGAGAGCCAGCGGAGAACCGCCACATGTGGAGCCATGTCCTGCT AGACGTAGAAGATGCTGGGGAGGTGGATGATGGGGAGAGCTTCCTTGAAGTGCTGAGCTCACGAAGGCTAACAGCAGATGTGTTCGAACCTGCATGCGCTAACTCCAAGAAGATGGACAGCTGCAGGGAATTGCATCCATTCTCTCTTCACTCCTTGGGAAGCATCATGCAGCCAGATTTCGCTAACAACTGGTCTCTCGCTCCTTCGAACCCACAGCTCGAGCATCATCTTGCACCATCAACGTGCAATGGCTATATCTCTGCTTCGATGTTGATCGATCACTTGGCGTCTGATACTTCTCACGTTACGCATGAAATCCCGGTTTCACCGTCGTTTACTGTCGACGCAGTTGTAGGAGAAAGCAGTAGAAGCTATTATGATCACAACGTGAAGCCACGGAGTCACCAAACAGGTCTCAACCATGAGTTCTGCGGTGGAATGGCAGAGGCTTCATGGTTTAACCGAAGAAGTCCGTCAGACCAAGTCCCCTTTGGTGGATGCTTAGGCAAGCAAGCTGGAATGGAGTTACCAGCGTCAAAGCCTCGTGTAAAAGGCTCAGATTTGTGTTGTGGCAATAAGCAAGCATATGAAAGATCATCA ATAAGGGGAAATAGCAGGAATACCGGAACAGTTGAAGGAAAGAAGCAAAGATCTGATGAAGAGAGTACAGAGACACTCCTCAAGAAATCCAAGTATGATAGCTCGATGGTTTCACCTGCTAAG GTGCCCAAGGCAAGGATGGCAGCTGAAAGAATCAGTGCTCTACAGCAAATTGTATCGCCATTCGGGAAG ACAGATCAAGCATCTGTGCTCATGGAAACCATATTTTGTATCAAAAGTCTACAAGAGCAAGTACAG TTGCTAAGTGATCCATACATGAAGTCAAGTGCTAGCAAG GATCACAATTCATGGGGACAATTGGAGAGGAAGGTAAAGGCTCAGGCAAAAGTTGATCTGAGGAGTAAAGGGCTTTGCTTGGTTCCTATTTCATCCATCTCTCAAGATCATACAGACAATAGCAGACCAGATTACTGGATGCcaacatacagaagttgtttctaCTAG
- the LOC135619172 gene encoding uncharacterized protein LOC135619172 isoform X7 has protein sequence MAQQGLELSTVPNDRWEIHPNPFSRTAITQCCSNAAAAASFADASSHSALSMDSSSGDVSGEPAENRHMWSHVLLRCRCCRDVEDAGEVDDGESFLEVLSSRRLTADVFEPACANSKKMDSCRELHPFSLHSLGSIMQPDFANNWSLAPSNPQLEHHLAPSTCNGYISASMLIDHLASDTSHVTHEIPVSPSFTVDAVVGESSRSYYDHNVKPRSHQTGLNHEFCGGMAEASWFNRRSPSDQVPFGGCLGKQAGMELPASKPRVKGSDLCCGNKQAYERSSIRGNSRNTGTVEGKKQRSDEESTETLLKKSKYDSSMVSPAKVPKARMAAERISALQQIVSPFGKIKHLCSWKPYFVSKVYKSKYSC, from the exons ATGGCTCAACAAGGCCTCGAACTCTCGACGGTGCCCAACGACCGGTGGGAGATCCACCCCAACCCCTTCTCTCGGACCGCCATCACCCAGTGCTGCTCCAACGCTGCCGCCGCTGCATCGTTCGCTGATGCTTCCAGCCACTCAGCCCTCAGCATGGACTCCTCGTCTGGTGATGTTTCAGGAGAGCCAGCGGAGAACCGCCACATGTGGAGCCATGTCCTGCT TAGGTGTCGATGTTGCAGAGACGTAGAAGATGCTGGGGAGGTGGATGATGGGGAGAGCTTCCTTGAAGTGCTGAGCTCACGAAGGCTAACAGCAGATGTGTTCGAACCTGCATGCGCTAACTCCAAGAAGATGGACAGCTGCAGGGAATTGCATCCATTCTCTCTTCACTCCTTGGGAAGCATCATGCAGCCAGATTTCGCTAACAACTGGTCTCTCGCTCCTTCGAACCCACAGCTCGAGCATCATCTTGCACCATCAACGTGCAATGGCTATATCTCTGCTTCGATGTTGATCGATCACTTGGCGTCTGATACTTCTCACGTTACGCATGAAATCCCGGTTTCACCGTCGTTTACTGTCGACGCAGTTGTAGGAGAAAGCAGTAGAAGCTATTATGATCACAACGTGAAGCCACGGAGTCACCAAACAGGTCTCAACCATGAGTTCTGCGGTGGAATGGCAGAGGCTTCATGGTTTAACCGAAGAAGTCCGTCAGACCAAGTCCCCTTTGGTGGATGCTTAGGCAAGCAAGCTGGAATGGAGTTACCAGCGTCAAAGCCTCGTGTAAAAGGCTCAGATTTGTGTTGTGGCAATAAGCAAGCATATGAAAGATCATCA ATAAGGGGAAATAGCAGGAATACCGGAACAGTTGAAGGAAAGAAGCAAAGATCTGATGAAGAGAGTACAGAGACACTCCTCAAGAAATCCAAGTATGATAGCTCGATGGTTTCACCTGCTAAG GTGCCCAAGGCAAGGATGGCAGCTGAAAGAATCAGTGCTCTACAGCAAATTGTATCGCCATTCGGGAAG ATCAAGCATCTGTGCTCATGGAAACCATATTTTGTATCAAAAGTCTACAAGAGCAAGTACAG TTGCTAA
- the LOC135619172 gene encoding uncharacterized protein LOC135619172 isoform X3 yields MAQQGLELSTVPNDRWEIHPNPFSRTAITQCCSNAAAAASFADASSHSALSMDSSSGDVSGEPAENRHMWSHVLLRCRCCRDVEDAGEVDDGESFLEVLSSRRLTADVFEPACANSKKMDSCRELHPFSLHSLGSIMQPDFANNWSLAPSNPQLEHHLAPSTCNGYISASMLIDHLASDTSHVTHEIPVSPSFTVDAVVGESSRSYYDHNVKPRSHQTGLNHEFCGGMAEASWFNRRSPSDQVPFGGCLGKQAGMELPASKPRVKGSDLCCGNKQAYERSSIRGNSRNTGTVEGKKQRSDEESTETLLKKSKYDSSMVSPAKVPKARMAAERISALQQIVSPFGKTDQASVLMETIFCIKSLQEQVQLLSDPYMKSSASKDHNSWGQLERKVKAQAKVDLRSKGLCLVPISSISQDHTDNSRPDYWMPTYRSCFY; encoded by the exons ATGGCTCAACAAGGCCTCGAACTCTCGACGGTGCCCAACGACCGGTGGGAGATCCACCCCAACCCCTTCTCTCGGACCGCCATCACCCAGTGCTGCTCCAACGCTGCCGCCGCTGCATCGTTCGCTGATGCTTCCAGCCACTCAGCCCTCAGCATGGACTCCTCGTCTGGTGATGTTTCAGGAGAGCCAGCGGAGAACCGCCACATGTGGAGCCATGTCCTGCT TAGGTGTCGATGTTGCAGAGACGTAGAAGATGCTGGGGAGGTGGATGATGGGGAGAGCTTCCTTGAAGTGCTGAGCTCACGAAGGCTAACAGCAGATGTGTTCGAACCTGCATGCGCTAACTCCAAGAAGATGGACAGCTGCAGGGAATTGCATCCATTCTCTCTTCACTCCTTGGGAAGCATCATGCAGCCAGATTTCGCTAACAACTGGTCTCTCGCTCCTTCGAACCCACAGCTCGAGCATCATCTTGCACCATCAACGTGCAATGGCTATATCTCTGCTTCGATGTTGATCGATCACTTGGCGTCTGATACTTCTCACGTTACGCATGAAATCCCGGTTTCACCGTCGTTTACTGTCGACGCAGTTGTAGGAGAAAGCAGTAGAAGCTATTATGATCACAACGTGAAGCCACGGAGTCACCAAACAGGTCTCAACCATGAGTTCTGCGGTGGAATGGCAGAGGCTTCATGGTTTAACCGAAGAAGTCCGTCAGACCAAGTCCCCTTTGGTGGATGCTTAGGCAAGCAAGCTGGAATGGAGTTACCAGCGTCAAAGCCTCGTGTAAAAGGCTCAGATTTGTGTTGTGGCAATAAGCAAGCATATGAAAGATCATCA ATAAGGGGAAATAGCAGGAATACCGGAACAGTTGAAGGAAAGAAGCAAAGATCTGATGAAGAGAGTACAGAGACACTCCTCAAGAAATCCAAGTATGATAGCTCGATGGTTTCACCTGCTAAG GTGCCCAAGGCAAGGATGGCAGCTGAAAGAATCAGTGCTCTACAGCAAATTGTATCGCCATTCGGGAAG ACAGATCAAGCATCTGTGCTCATGGAAACCATATTTTGTATCAAAAGTCTACAAGAGCAAGTACAG TTGCTAAGTGATCCATACATGAAGTCAAGTGCTAGCAAG GATCACAATTCATGGGGACAATTGGAGAGGAAGGTAAAGGCTCAGGCAAAAGTTGATCTGAGGAGTAAAGGGCTTTGCTTGGTTCCTATTTCATCCATCTCTCAAGATCATACAGACAATAGCAGACCAGATTACTGGATGCcaacatacagaagttgtttctaCTAG